The Candidozyma auris chromosome 1, complete sequence genome includes a region encoding these proteins:
- the EPL1 gene encoding Epl1p, translating to MAVLPPKTVAASKSGSGARFRQRKISVKVPLPIYNQKDLVANDAELEPSHLHHLNTNSSQQPRDIHSIETGVDKNEEDEVHLQQVINAAQRVLMGSIKDEKDKKDSSVYIPTPDASKLWKEASKYYNDNTFVEPESYIKFSATVEDTLGVEYNLDEEDEQFFNDVLVKEYPKSQKKTDKKKDSNADDMRPCTELELETVMDRLEKTIEEKQPFLSMDPSNILSYSELSAYILEEFNSKASNENAYQQPGSNLNYMSTSTLKENLSKELGYEPFITLFDKNPRDTSNKSTSRSLPLLMQLFGEPIYEHWKKRKLERKGKQVTPQLKFEDPNANEKDNDNDPYICFRRREFRQARKTRRADNLGAERIRLLQKSLRKARTLVLDVCKRELLKLELWNSEYDVFKTRCEAKTLKRAAGARGDDYLFYPHKKRKIPKIETEEEDSETPVTKVRKERKKAADMEPSTSLSSKDKQANGQAQPEASTNQPYVKLTPSKIPDLDLITVNLVLKEKNETIKRAVLEKLRKRKEYDRGFVNITYDPYQPFFNLTTNDLNSHLELSHIPYSSIAASNFHQVNTTNVIGDSLKRSLEEAKKPLPNMKTFRGSNGELVPSKPFPHLQTLLNDHINSKTNSQGYIAHLLTSIQNNDFSSYSNGFSKKITDKDEEDTKYSAPIFRMRRRQGRANLQFIDRRGLMRRPDNAIDSWLNEPDSDADEKEMDIDGEISSTTQKSKSSVVNAYDSKADAIKRLDSRWQFDNDYTESDKGIRNPFSLDPSRLNCISDETQSIRFGSMLLSKSYDLLRESAHQRQIMIQQARMRALQQHQLNNRNQSQSQRQASPDSQGQDTSSNKSTTPGVNNAYKKNGLGTTVGGAVAKTPQQLQALQQLRKQQSQQQLDQAYLAQKRNPGGGMSLGPYNGAASPNTSYNNNAKYPTAAMQGGRR from the coding sequence ATGGCTGTCTTACCGCCCAAAACAGTCGCTGCTTCCAAAAGCGGGTCGGGCGCCCGGTTTAGACAGCGGAAAATATCCGTCAAGGTTCCTCTACCCATATATAACCAGAAGGACCttgttgcaaatgatgcCGAGCTAGAACcatctcatcttcatcatctaAACACGAATTCTTCTCAACAGCCTCGTGACATCCATAGTATAGAAACAGGTGTTGATAagaacgaagaagatgaagtccatctccaacaagtcATCAATGCTGCTCAGAGAGTTTTAATGGGGTCTATTAAGGACGAAaaggacaagaaagacAGTTCAGTTTACATTCCAACCCCTGACGCGTCTAAACTCTGGAAAGAGGCGTCAAAGTATTACAACGATAACACATTTGTCGAACCTGAGTCATATATCAAGTTTAGTGCTACGGTAGAGGACACACTCGGAGTCGAATACAATTTagatgaggaagatgagcaATTCTTTAACGATGTTCTCGTGAAAGAGTATCCTAAGTCCCAAAAGAAGACtgataaaaagaaagactCAAATGCTGATGATATGAGACCTTGCACTGAGCTCGAGTTAGAAACGGTGATGGACAGGCTCGAAAAAACGATTGAGGAGAAACAGCCATTTTTATCCATGGACCCTTCCAATATATTATCGTACTCCGAACTATCTGCATACATATTGGAGGAATTTAATTCGAAGGCCAGCAATGAAAATGCATACCAGCAACCTGGCTCAAATCTAAACTATATGTCCACTTCCACTTTAAAAGAGAATCTTTCCAAGGAGCTTGGCTACGAGCCATTCATCACTCTTTTTGATAAGAATCCTCGAGACACCTCCAACAAACTGACATCTCGTTCTCTTCCTTTATTGATGCAACTCTTTGGTGAGCCAATCTATGAGcattggaagaagagaaaattaGAGCGCAAGGGAAAACAAGTCACTCCGCAATTGAAATTCGAGGACCCGAATGCCAATGAAAAGGATAACGATAACGACCCATACATTTGCTTCCGCCGTCGTGAGTTTCGTCAGGCACGTAAAACTAGACGGGCTGATAATTTGGGTGCTGAAAGAATCAGACTCCTACAAAAGTCGTTACGAAAAGCACGGACTCTTGTTTTGGATGTCTGCAAGCGCGAGTTATTAAAACTCGAATTATGGAATTCTGAGTATGATGTTTTCAAAACTCGTTGCGAAGCTAAGACTTTGAAGAGAGCAGCTGGAGCTCGTGGCGACGATTACTTGTTTTACCCTCACAAGAAACGTAAAATTCCCAAGATCGAAACAGAAGAGGAGGATTCAGAGACTCCCGTCACCAAGGTCAGGAaggagagaaagaaggcaGCAGATATGGAGCCTTCCACATCATTGTCTTCGAAGGACAAACAAGCAAATGGTCAAGCACAGCCCGAGGCTTCTACTAATCAGCCATATGTCAAGTTGACTCCATCCAAAATTCCAGATTTGGACTTGATTACAGTAAATTTGGtgttgaaagagaaaaacGAAACCATCAAGCGTGCTGTGCTCGAGAAgttgcgaaaaagaaaagagtaCGACAGAGGGTTTGTCAACATCACATATGATCCTTATCAGCCATTCTTTAACCTCACGACAAATGATTTGAATTCTCATCTAGAATTGAGCCACATTCCATACTCATCTATTGCTGCAAGCAACTTCCATCAGGTCAACACCACGAATGTCATAGGAGATTCTTTGAAGAGGCTGCTTGAGGAAGCGAAAAAGCCATTGCCCAATATGAAGACTTTTCGTGGAAGCAATGGCGAACTCGTGCCCTCAAAACCTTTCCCGCATTTGCAAACTTTACTCAACGACCATATCAATTCTAAGACCAATTCTCAGGGATACATTGCGCATTTACTCACAAGCATTCAAAACAATGATTTCAGCTCATACTCTAATGGattctcgaagaagattACCGAtaaggatgaagaagacacGAAGTATTCAGCACCAATTTTTAGAATGAGAAGACGGCAAGGGAGAGCGAATTTACAATTTATAGACAGAAGGGGCCTCATGAGAAGACCAGATAATGCCATTGATTCATGGTTGAATGAGCCTGATAGTGATGCagatgagaaagagatGGATATTGATGGTGAAATTTCATCTACGACACAGAAGTCGAAGTCCTCTGTCGTCAATGCATACGATAGCAAGGCTGATGCAATCAAGCGTTTAGACTCAAGGTGGCAGTTTGACAATGACTATACTGAGAGCGACAAGGGGATCCGCAACCCATTTAGCTTGGACCCATCGAGACTCAATTGTATCAGCGATGAAACTCAGTCCATTCGGTTCGGTTCCATGCTCCTTTCAAAATCGTATGATTTGTTGAGAGAAAGTGCTCATCAACGGCAGATAATGATACAACAAGCGCGGATGAGGGCCTTGCAACAACATCAGCTCAATAATAGGAATCAGCTGCAAAGTCAGCGCCAGGCGTCTCCCGACAGTCAGGGCCAAGACACAAGCTCAAATAAAAGTACCACTCCGGGTGTTAACAACGCttacaaaaagaatggtCTTGGTACAACTGTGGGTGGAGCTGTTGCGAAAACTCCACAGCAGCTCCAGGCACTTCAACAGCTTCGTAAACAGCAAAGCCAACAGCAGCTTGATCAAGCTTACCTTGCACAAAAGCGAAACCCTGGAGGTGGTATGTCCCTAGGTCCGTACAATGGGGCCGCCTCACCAAACACACTGTACAATAACAACGCCAAGTATCCTACAGCAGCAATGCAAGGGGGTCGCCGGTGA